In the Bacteroidota bacterium genome, TTTCCTAAGGTTGTAATAAAACACAACCCCACCGCTCGCAAAAACAAAGAGTGTCGTGACAAAATAAATGAGTCCTGTTTTAGCAAGCAGCTTCATTCTTTACTGAATTTATATCCTGCGCCGTAAACCGTGCGGATGTAATCGCCGCTCCCCTCGCCTATTAATTTTTTACGGAGATTTTTTATATGTGAATAAATGAAATCGTAGGAGTCGGCCATGTCCATATCATCGCCCCATAAATGTTCAGCGATCGATTCTTTTGTGATGACGCGGTTCTTATTACTGATGAAAAATACGAGCAGGTCAAATTCTTTTTTGGTGAGCACAATACTTTTTCCTTTCACTTTTACCGACTGCGCTTCGGGATCGACCGCGATCTCTTCGAAAATAATTTCTTTGTTGCCTTCGAAACTCATTCTCCGGATGACCGATTTTATTCTTGCATTCAATTCAGAAAGATGAAAAGGTTTGGTGAGATAATCATCGGCGCCCAGTTCGAGTCCGGCCACTTTATCATCGAGCGAATTTTTTGCAGAAATAATAATGATCCCGGCTTTTGATTTTGAATTCTTCAGTTGCTTCACAATATCGAGCCCGTTCCCGCCGGGCAAAGTAATATCCACAAGCACACAATCATAATCATACACACCAGCTTTGTCGGCAGCTTTTGCAAAATCGGAAGCCGACTCCACCAGGTAACCTTCCTGGTGAAGGAATTGCTTGATGGAACGGCGCAGTTCCGGTTCATCTTCTACAAGGAGCACTTTCATGATTCGAAACTAAGGTAGGAATCTGTACGAAATCTGTAAGCGTACGAATTACGAATGGGGGTTTATTAAATGATCCATTTATCGCCAGAAATTTCTGATTCTTAACTGTTTTTTGTAATTTACTAAACCCTTTCACAATGAAATTCAGGATTTTTATTTTATCGATTTTATTTCCTCTCTTGCTGTTTTCACAAACGGATAAAGGCGGCATCGATTCTGTTTCTTTTTATTCGAATGCCCGCCAGCATGACTCGGTCGGGCGGGGAAATCTTCGCTACGTGCATGAGCGCTATGAGGTGCGCGAATCGGAATACACGTATCACGAGAACGGGCGCCTGCACACAGTAAAGTCCATAGTTCCGAATGAATCTTACAATTTCACGGAATATTCTGAAGATGGAAAAATGCTTTTCGATACGGTGTGGACGCCTGATTATTATGTTCATTCTGCACATTATTATCCCGACGGATCGAAGAAAAGTTATTATTCAAAAAAAATGCGCCAGCAATCGAATGATACTCCTATTCTCACACAATATTTTTCATGGGATCAGAATGGAGAATTGAATCATTTCACAGAAGTGGATACTTCGGGAAGAACAGCTACGGATGAAAATTATCCTTTGCGGAAATATAAAAATCTTACATTTTACCGGGCATTTTATTCTTCGGGCTATTTGAAAGAACAGGGATTTCTTGCACCATCGATGAGCGATTCGCCCGGAGAAAAAAATAAATACGGAGCGTGGTTTACTTTTTTTTCCAACGGACAATTGCAAACTGCCGGACTTTTCATTGCCAATATTCCCTGGGGGATGCATTATGAATATGAAGAGAACGGAAAATTACTTTCGGTGAAATATTATGTGAAAGGAGTTCTTGTACAAAGCGAACCGGGAATTTCCATAACGACCGTGAATTTCACCAGCGGAAAAGACACGATCCATTCTTTTACGTGGAATCATTTTGGTTATGAAGGATTGTATGAAATGGGGCAAGACTACAAAAATCCTTACGCTCATTCTTATTATTTTCATGCGGCTGATCTTGCCAATGTTCCGGATCCTTCGCCCGTCGCACGCCTGCACGAAGGAAAAATGATTTTCGGTTTTCCTCCCGGCGATGTGTGGTGCACATGGAGTTTGTATTCCATTACCATTGATGAACAAAAAAATATTTCTGCAGTCAGTGAAGGAATTTCAGAGAACAGTTATGGATATTATGACAATGGCCAATTACGTTCGTGGGTAAAAGGAACAACCAACACCAGGTACGATTACAATGAAAACGGAAGTATTTCAAAAATTGAAACTACCGGCCACTTGAGAACATGGTTTATTTACAATGTATATCCTGTGAATTTTCCGGTTGATACGACAAGAACTTACGACCGCAACGGAAGAATTTCCACAATGACTATTTACGGAACACGAGGACAGATTTTTAAAACGATGAATAGAAATGCCGACAGTACCTGGACATCCGTCGTCGATTCTTCTTACCAGCATTTTTATATTTTAATAAAAGGACATTGGGTGGAGATCCTGGATCATGATGCAACTTTTACCGGCGAGTGGAAATTTATTTGTGAGAATGGAAATTATGTAATGGAAGGACATTATGACGGCGGAAAGAACGGCGAATGGAAAGATTATTACCGGAATGGAAAATTACATACCGATCAATATTATGACGACAACAAAGAACATGCGGAAGGAATTTTCAAATCGTATGATGAGAATGGAACCCTGATACAGAAGGGATATTACGATGGCGATCGGAAACAAAACGGCGTTTGGAAAGCATATACCAATGGAAAAAAAATATCGCGCGTGCGATACGTACATGATCGCGAAGCAGGGTTTTATTCCTGTAAAAAATGTTGCGCAAACAAAGATGGGCGCCCACGAAATCAACTTTCACTTTTCATAAATGGAAAAGAGATCCTCCATCTTCACAACTGCCACAGAAAACATTGGGATTATGATTATTGATTTTTTGCCTGCTCGCCGAAGTTTTTACGAAGGTGAGGAGCGCAATACCATCACTTCAAATTTTCTTTGCTCCCGTCCGTGTTATTACTCCGCACTTTCATTCCTGAATAAATTCCGTGGCTCGTGTGCGGGGTAAAGCACGTGGCCGGGGCTAATGAATTCACTTCATCACTTCAAATCATCAAACTTGTTTTTACAAAAAATTATTCCGGTTCCTCTACCGGAATAGAATCAGGATATTGCTGCTCCATTGTTTTCCTGTTCGCCATTGCCCAATCAGAAATAATTTTTTTCTGCGTGTCCGAAAGTTTTGCATACCGGTGAATCCACAGATACGAATTCAACGGCATTCCATCCGGATCATTCACTTCATCGGAAATTGCTTTGAACTTGTCCATTTTTCGCGAGATGCAATAGGAATTGAACTGCGAAAAATTCAATGTACGTTTTCCCCCATGCACATGTCGCGCCAGCCACCAACCCACCGGCTGAATATTCGTGTACCACGGATAAACCGTATGATCTGAATGACAATCGTAGCAGGAAGTTTCCAGGATTGTTTTTACATCAGCAGAAACCGCAGTTGCATGCGTTATATCATTGGGAGAATCCGAATTTCCGGAATTTCTTACCGGGCGGATGAATTGGATAACGACAAGAATGATCAGCAGCGTAATTCCGATCTGTTTTTTCTTTGCGAGGATCTTGCGGAAGAATTTTTTCATCATGCAGGGAACTATTTTTTGTCCACATAAATTTAACCAATTCTGAATCCCCTGTTCG is a window encoding:
- a CDS encoding response regulator transcription factor yields the protein MKVLLVEDEPELRRSIKQFLHQEGYLVESASDFAKAADKAGVYDYDCVLVDITLPGGNGLDIVKQLKNSKSKAGIIIISAKNSLDDKVAGLELGADDYLTKPFHLSELNARIKSVIRRMSFEGNKEIIFEEIAVDPEAQSVKVKGKSIVLTKKEFDLLVFFISNKNRVITKESIAEHLWGDDMDMADSYDFIYSHIKNLRKKLIGEGSGDYIRTVYGAGYKFSKE
- a CDS encoding heme-binding domain-containing protein, with amino-acid sequence MKKFFRKILAKKKQIGITLLIILVVIQFIRPVRNSGNSDSPNDITHATAVSADVKTILETSCYDCHSDHTVYPWYTNIQPVGWWLARHVHGGKRTLNFSQFNSYCISRKMDKFKAISDEVNDPDGMPLNSYLWIHRYAKLSDTQKKIISDWAMANRKTMEQQYPDSIPVEEPE